Part of the Candidatus Neomarinimicrobiota bacterium genome is shown below.
GTCGAGCTCGCCAATATCACCGGTATGGAACCAGCCGTCAGCGTCGATGGCCTCTGCCGTGGCTGCGGAGTCCTTGAAATACCCCTGCATAATGTTGGCTCCTCTGGTGAGGATTTCGCCGTCGGCACTGATCTTCAGCTCAACACCGGGGATTGCGGCCCCCACCTTGCCGAACTTGAATTTCTCCAGCGTGTTGATGCTCAATGCCGGGCTGGTTTCCGTCAGTCCGTAGCCCTCCAGGATCACCATGTCCAGGGCGGCAAAGAATTCGGCGATGTCGGCTGAAAGTGGTGCTGCGCCCGAGACAAAAAACCGGATTCGGCCCCCCACGCGATCCTTCAGTTTGGAGAATACGAGTTTGCTGGCCAGACGGTGCTTCATCTTCAGCCACCAGCCGGGCCGTTTGTCGGCCATGGTGAACGCCAGCATCGCCTTGCCTTGGCCCAGCGCCCACCAGAATATTTTCTGACGCAGCGCGGGGGATGCGCTGACGCTTTCGATCACGCGATTGTACACTTTCTCATAGAAGCGCGGTACGGCCAGCAAAATAGTGGGCTTGACCTCCCGCATATTCTCCGCCACCGCTTCGATGCTCTGGGCGTAGTAGGTGCTGGCGCCCCTGCTGAAGGCCAGAAAATGGCCCGCCATCCGCTCGAAGGAATGACTCAGCGGCAGGAAGGAAAGCAGCGAGTCGTAATCATAAAGCTTGATGCACTCGGAGGCAGCGTGGATATTGGTGACCAGATTGTGGTGGCTCAGCATCACCCCCTTGGGCTCGGCGGTGGTGCCCGACGTATAGATGAGGGTGAGCAGATCGTCAGGTTGGGCGATCCTGCAGAGCGCCTCGAAATCCCGTTCCTGATTTTCGTCGTGCCCCGCATCCAGCAGCTCGATGTATGACATCACCTGGCGGCCTTCTTTCTGGCCCCCCAGGCCTGACACTTGAGCGCCATTCATTACGATCATCGCTTTCAGATCGGGCAATGCGTCCCATTGAGAGAACACCTTCTCCGCCTGCTCCTCATCCTGCGCAAAAACGACTTGGGATTCACTATGTTTTAGGATGTAGGCCACCTGCGCGGGAATCAGGGTCGGATAGATGGTGACCGTGGCCGCACCCGTGCACAAGATGCCGTAGTCAGCCATGGCCCAGCGCGGGCTGTTGCTGGAAAGAATCGCTGCCTTTACGCCCTTGCCCACGCCCATGGATACCAGCCCGTAGGCCAGGTCTTCTACGGTGGCCCGAATGTCCTTGCCCCGCAGCCCTTCCCAGTGACCGCTACGGCGCGCGAAATAGAGGTAGCTGTCTGCGTATTCAGTCGTGGTTTGGAGAAACATCTCGGTGATGGTTTCGAAGGCCATGTTGAGCTCCTGCTGATGGGTTGGGCCAGGAACAAAATTTAGACCTCGATAATTTGATATACCACAACCAATAGCATGGGCTCCCCCGTTTATCGACGCTGGCGCACGGTACTCTCCACCGGTTCCGCAGGCCTGAGGCTGACGGCCCCCTGGAACACGGCCCCCATCACTGAGCAGCATGCCTTTGCTTGTGGGCGCGACCCAGCCCCGCTAAATTGCCGACGTGCCGTCCAGGGGCCAACAGTCATCAACCCGGGACCGTCCAGCATCACGAACTTTCTTGAATAAGAAACTGTACTATCCCGTGATAGTTGGTGTGCTTGCCCTCCTGGTTGGGTTGAGCGTGCTGCGGCCTCCGATCAGCCCGACAATTGTGGAGCTGCGACCATCCAAGCTCGCCATCTTTAACAATTCCAACCGTACCGTTTACGTGGCGGCCTTTGAACACCAGGCAGCCCCCTATGCCCGCTGGAAGCCGTGCGAACATCCCGCTAGGTGCACTGATCTGACCATCGCCCCCGGCCGTGTTTTGGACCTGAAGTTCGAGCTCATCTATCACTGGTACTCGGGCGCAAAAGTGAGCGTACTGTGGTGGCATCTGCTCCCCGATGCCCTGGCCGACAACGGGTACCGCATGGACGGCCCGCACGAAGTGCTGGTCACGACGCCCAATCGCGTCATCACCGGCAGCTGATACGGCGCGACTGGAGCGAGAGAATTCCTGGACCACCGACATGAAATGAGGAGCTAAGGCATGGAAACGAGAGACAGAGAGCGGGAACGAAAGCGTTTTCCGGACGAAGAGGATGATGACCAGGAGGACGAATCAACCGCAGTTCCCGCACCGGCTGCTGCTTCCAACGGGACCCGCTGGCGGGTTCTTCGCGCCCCTGCTCATCAAGGTCATGGGTGCCGCCATGACCCGCTTCCCCTGAGCTTGCCTGCTGTGGCCACCCGCTGCTTCAAGGCTTGAGTGCTGCCCGCGGAGATCGTGCAGGCAGGCATCACTGACCGGGCGACCCAGCTGGCCCTGCGGTCGGGCATTTACCTGGGCACTTCGTCCTGGAAGTACCCCGGCTGGCAGGGGCTGGTCTACCACCAGCACTATCCCAGCCGCAAAGCCTTTCAGCGGGGCTGTCTGCGTGAGTATGCCCTCCATTTTCCTGCGGTGGGCGTCGATGCCACCTTCTATCGCTTTCCGGACGAGCAGCTGATCGCTGAGCTGGCCGCCCAGACTCCCGCTGGCTTTCGCTTCGGGCTGAAGGTCACCGAGGAGATCACCGTTTACACCTATCCGCGACACGCCCGCTACGGCAGCCGCAAGGGGCAGCTCAATGCCGA
Proteins encoded:
- a CDS encoding long-chain fatty acid--CoA ligase; the encoded protein is MAFETITEMFLQTTTEYADSYLYFARRSGHWEGLRGKDIRATVEDLAYGLVSMGVGKGVKAAILSSNSPRWAMADYGILCTGAATVTIYPTLIPAQVAYILKHSESQVVFAQDEEQAEKVFSQWDALPDLKAMIVMNGAQVSGLGGQKEGRQVMSYIELLDAGHDENQERDFEALCRIAQPDDLLTLIYTSGTTAEPKGVMLSHHNLVTNIHAASECIKLYDYDSLLSFLPLSHSFERMAGHFLAFSRGASTYYAQSIEAVAENMREVKPTILLAVPRFYEKVYNRVIESVSASPALRQKIFWWALGQGKAMLAFTMADKRPGWWLKMKHRLASKLVFSKLKDRVGGRIRFFVSGAAPLSADIAEFFAALDMVILEGYGLTETSPALSINTLEKFKFGKVGAAIPGVELKISADGEILTRGANIMQGYFKDSAATAEAIDADGWFHTGDIGELDEDGFLKITDRKKSMLVTSAGKNVAPAPLENALVLSPYIEQVYIIGDKRNFVSALLVPNFEKLETFADEAGLPDRSRSALIADAQVNALVEQEVEAAMEPFSRYERVRKFTLLPREFTIEEDELTPTLKVKRRVVSKHFEAEIETLYEGANPPA